In one window of Mytilus trossulus isolate FHL-02 chromosome 7, PNRI_Mtr1.1.1.hap1, whole genome shotgun sequence DNA:
- the LOC134725167 gene encoding beta-1,3-galactosyl-O-glycosyl-glycoprotein beta-1,6-N-acetylglucosaminyltransferase-like — MKRRGLVKQLLLFCLVGFVVTSVYNSIVSQVNELNVEVTTKLKTKRILNFIPSIRTSPKSKFKINCRKIIERDKDEIDRATALMRVSPPPRLQNGDYINATQDCVHFRKSFRYDNYPVTNDEREFPIAFSIITYQDIDQTERLLRAIYRPQNLYCIHADASSADSLHRALAGIADCFGNVFIVSKKEDIIYNHMSRLKADLNCMSDILSMPQKWKYFINLPHQQFPLKTNLELVKILKTYNGANDIEGIITHGRMMSSRFEFSHKYINGSWKRIGKRTSKLPLNASIVKGSAYGVFSREFVQYTITDKRAKDVLKFMEDVKSPDEYYWATLNHNEVLKAPGRYSGNPEKKPWLAVYASWGGRDKCHGKYVRGVCIFGVGDLNELVSKKELFANKFYPDFQYLALDCLEEYIYNKTFSHLPFETFYYKQLPFIRKQ, encoded by the exons ATGAAAAGACGTGGTTTGGTGAAGCAGTTACTGCTGTTTTGTCTTGTTGGATTCGTTGTTACGTCAGTTTATAACTCAATAGTGTCTCAAGTGAACGAATTAAACGTTGAAGTGACGACAAAATTAAAGACTAAACGGATATTGAATTTTATACCAAGTATTCGAACATCACCAAAAAGcaagtttaaaattaattgtcGAAAAATTATTGAAAGGGATAAAGATGAAATTGACAGAGCGACTGCTTTGATGCGAGTAAGTCCACCTCCCCGTTTACAAAATGGAGATTATATTAACGCCACTCAAGACTGTGTTCATTTCCGGAAGTCGTTTCGATATGACAATTATCCGGTGACCAATGATGAACGAGAATTTCCAATAGCTTTTAGTATCATCACATATCAAGATATCGACCAAACAGAACGTCTACTCCGTGCAATATATCGCCCACAAAACTTATACTGTATCCATGCGGATGCAAGTTCTGCCGATTCGCTCCACCGAGCACTGGCGGGAATTGCCGACTGCTTCGGTAACGTGTTCATAGTTTCTAAAAAGGAagatattatttataaccaCATGTCTCGTTTAAAAGCAGATTTAAATTGCATGTCTGATATTCTTTCAATGCCAcaaaaatggaaatattttattaatctaCCACATCAACAATTTCCATTAAAAACGAATTTGGAACTGGTAAAAATACTTAAAACTTACAATGGTGCTAATGATATTGAAGGAATTATAACTCATGGGAGAATGATGTCAAGCAGATTCGAATTTAGTCACAAATACATAAACGGTTCTTGGAAGCGGATTGGTAAAAGAACTAGCAAACTGCCACTCAACGCAAGCATCGTGAAGGGCAGTGCTTATGGTGTATTTAGCCGAGAATTTGTTCAATATACAATCACAGATAAAAGAGCGAaggatgttttaaaatttatggaAGATGTAAAAAGTCCAGACGAATATTACTGGGCTACTTTGAACCataatgaagttttgaaagctCCTGGTCGATACTCAG GTAATCCAGAAAAGAAACCTTGGCTAGCTGTTTATGCTTCGTGGGGAGGCCGTGATAAGTGTCATGGCAAATATGTTCGTGGTGTGTGCATATTTGGTGTTGGCGATCTCAACGAACTTGTCTCTAAAAAGGAACTTTTTGCGAACAAATTTTATCCAGATTTTCAGTATTTAGCTTTAGATTGTCttgaagaatatatatacaacaaaacCTTTAGTCATTTaccttttgaaacattttactATAAACAGTTACCATTTATACGCAAGCAATAA